One Nostoc sp. UHCC 0302 DNA window includes the following coding sequences:
- a CDS encoding ammonium transporter, translating into MLKKVFMIGAITLLILGVPLMGNAFAQTPAAAPPPPTADTGDTAFMLISAALVLLMTPGLAFFYGGFVRSRNVLNTLMMSFMLMAIVGVTWILWGYSLAFAPGLPFIGGLQWFGLNGVGLEVTDYLKGSNPPEILSYAGTIPHQAFMIYQAMFAIITPALISGAIAERMSFRAYSLFVLLWSTFVYAPLAHMVWAKGGFLGLAGGLGALDFAGGTVVHISSGVSALVAAIVLGPRKTYPERLSPPHNVPFILLGAGLLWFGWFGFNAGSALSVAGGTSGNVVTNVATTAFVATNTAAAAAALMWLILESVLRGKPTAVGAATGAVAGLVGITPAAGFVTPLAAILIGFITAFVCFYAVSFKHKLQIDDALDTYPVHGVGGTVGAILTAIFATAQVNSAGKDGVLRGNFGELGVELVAIVVAYVIAAVGTWIILKILDATVGLRVKEEQEYQGLDINEHGEEGYNSEFGDRPK; encoded by the coding sequence GTGTTGAAGAAAGTTTTCATGATAGGGGCTATTACCCTACTAATATTGGGAGTACCGCTGATGGGCAATGCTTTTGCCCAAACACCAGCGGCCGCTCCGCCTCCGCCTACTGCTGATACTGGAGATACAGCATTTATGCTGATTTCAGCAGCGCTGGTTTTGTTGATGACACCAGGATTAGCGTTTTTCTATGGTGGATTTGTGCGATCGCGCAACGTTCTAAATACGTTGATGATGAGCTTTATGCTGATGGCGATCGTCGGAGTGACTTGGATTTTGTGGGGCTATAGTCTTGCCTTTGCACCAGGATTGCCATTTATTGGTGGATTGCAATGGTTCGGCTTGAACGGTGTAGGGCTAGAGGTAACTGATTATCTCAAAGGGTCAAACCCACCAGAAATACTTTCTTATGCCGGGACAATTCCCCATCAGGCATTCATGATTTATCAAGCTATGTTTGCCATCATCACTCCAGCCTTAATTTCAGGGGCGATCGCTGAGCGGATGAGTTTCCGTGCCTATTCCTTGTTTGTACTGCTGTGGTCAACTTTTGTTTACGCCCCCCTTGCCCACATGGTATGGGCTAAAGGCGGATTCTTAGGTTTGGCTGGTGGTTTGGGTGCGCTGGACTTTGCAGGTGGCACAGTAGTACACATTAGTTCTGGTGTCTCTGCCCTTGTAGCAGCGATCGTCCTTGGGCCTCGCAAAACTTATCCTGAGCGTCTTAGCCCACCGCATAACGTTCCGTTCATTTTGTTGGGTGCTGGCTTGCTCTGGTTTGGCTGGTTCGGCTTCAACGCTGGAAGTGCTTTATCTGTAGCTGGCGGTACTTCGGGTAATGTTGTCACAAATGTGGCAACAACAGCCTTTGTTGCCACAAATACAGCGGCAGCAGCGGCGGCTTTAATGTGGTTGATTTTGGAATCAGTTTTAAGAGGTAAACCAACCGCAGTGGGAGCCGCTACAGGAGCAGTTGCTGGATTGGTGGGTATTACTCCAGCAGCCGGATTTGTAACACCGCTAGCAGCGATTTTAATTGGTTTCATCACCGCCTTTGTTTGCTTCTACGCTGTGAGTTTCAAGCACAAGCTGCAAATTGACGATGCTTTGGATACTTATCCTGTGCATGGCGTTGGTGGCACCGTGGGTGCGATTTTAACAGCAATTTTTGCGACTGCTCAAGTCAACTCAGCAGGTAAAGACGGGGTGCTACGTGGTAATTTTGGCGAACTGGGGGTTGAACTAGTTGCAATTGTCGTTGCTTATGTAATCGCAGCAGTTGGTACGTGGATTATTCTGAAGATTCTTGATGCAACAGTTGGCCTGCGAGTCAAGGAGGAACAGGAATACCAAGGGTTGGATATCAACGAACACGGCGAAGAGGGATATAACTCCGAGTTTGGCGATCGCCCTAAGTAA
- a CDS encoding SGNH/GDSL hydrolase family protein has translation MSTSAKTFPIWAFFSLLTNGLLMLAVILLLWQQQRLTAFFATTTSASQLNLNSKLQAATPNLGPRHQLNYQQWLDILKQEANVAAEKRPPHLNILVGDSLSLWFPTELLPENKNWLNQGISGETSNGLLKRLDLFDRAQPEAIFVMIGINDLIRGTGDEEILDNQRQIISYLRKLHPTAQIVVQSILPHGGEEATWQGRDKLLAVTNTRISQLNQQLQNIANKQGVKYLDLYPLFASKEGNLRREFTTDGLHLSPEGYIVWRSALQIYSGIELKSRL, from the coding sequence GTGTCCACTTCTGCTAAAACCTTTCCTATTTGGGCATTTTTCTCGCTGTTAACCAACGGCTTACTTATGTTGGCGGTTATCCTGCTGCTTTGGCAACAGCAGAGATTGACCGCTTTTTTTGCTACTACAACTTCTGCATCTCAGCTCAACCTGAACAGCAAACTCCAAGCTGCTACACCTAATTTAGGCCCACGTCACCAACTTAATTATCAGCAGTGGCTAGATATTCTCAAGCAAGAAGCTAATGTAGCTGCTGAAAAACGTCCTCCGCATTTAAATATATTGGTGGGAGATTCTCTAAGTCTATGGTTTCCCACTGAGTTATTACCTGAAAATAAAAATTGGCTAAATCAGGGAATTTCTGGCGAAACCAGCAATGGATTATTGAAACGATTGGATCTCTTTGACCGCGCTCAGCCAGAGGCGATTTTTGTCATGATTGGTATTAATGACTTGATCAGAGGAACAGGCGATGAGGAAATTTTAGATAATCAGCGGCAAATTATAAGTTACCTGCGAAAGCTGCATCCAACAGCGCAAATTGTTGTTCAGTCGATTTTGCCCCACGGGGGAGAAGAAGCAACTTGGCAAGGACGAGATAAACTGCTGGCTGTTACCAATACTCGTATTAGCCAGTTGAACCAGCAATTGCAAAACATCGCTAACAAACAAGGCGTGAAATATTTAGACTTATACCCCTTGTTTGCTAGCAAGGAAGGTAATCTCCGCCGCGAGTTCACTACTGATGGCTTGCACTTAAGTCCTGAAGGTTATATAGTTTGGCGTTCTGCATTGCAGATTTATAGCGGCATCGAATTAAAATCTCGGCTTTAA
- a CDS encoding 4-hydroxy-3-methylbut-2-enyl diphosphate reductase: MDTKAFKRSLQHSENYNRKGFGHQAEVATQLQSEYQSNLIQEIRDRNYTLQRGDVTIRLAQAFGFCWGVERAVAMAYETRQHFPTERIWITNEIIHNPSVNQRMQEMKVKFIPVEGNQKDFSVVGTGDVVILPAFGASVQEMQTLHEKGCKIVDTTCPWVSKVWNTVEKHKKIDYTSIIHGKYKHEETVATSSFAGKYLIVLNLQEAQYVANYILNGGNRDEFLTKFAKACSAGFDPDKDLERVGIANQTTMLKDETEKIGKLLEHTMMQKYGPTELNQHFQSFNTICDATQERQDAMLELVQQNLDLMVVIGGFNSSNTTQLQQIAFERGIPSYHIDSVERIKSRNSIEHRQLNGQLVVADTWLPDGEIVIGITSGASTPDKVVEDVIEKIFEVKATVTLV, encoded by the coding sequence ATGGATACAAAAGCTTTTAAGCGATCGCTCCAACATTCAGAAAACTACAACCGCAAGGGGTTTGGACATCAAGCTGAAGTTGCTACCCAGTTGCAATCTGAGTATCAAAGTAACTTGATTCAGGAAATTCGCGATCGCAACTACACTCTACAACGTGGTGATGTCACAATTCGACTAGCGCAAGCCTTTGGCTTTTGCTGGGGTGTAGAACGTGCGGTGGCTATGGCTTATGAAACTCGTCAGCATTTCCCCACAGAACGCATCTGGATTACTAATGAGATTATTCACAACCCTTCTGTCAACCAACGTATGCAGGAGATGAAAGTAAAATTCATCCCAGTAGAAGGAAATCAAAAAGATTTTTCGGTGGTTGGCACTGGTGATGTGGTTATATTACCTGCGTTTGGAGCAAGTGTCCAAGAAATGCAGACCCTTCACGAGAAAGGCTGCAAAATTGTCGATACTACTTGTCCTTGGGTTTCTAAAGTTTGGAATACAGTTGAAAAGCACAAAAAAATTGATTACACTTCCATAATTCACGGTAAATATAAACACGAAGAAACTGTTGCGACTAGTTCCTTTGCTGGCAAATATTTAATAGTGCTAAATTTGCAGGAAGCACAATACGTTGCTAACTATATTCTCAATGGTGGGAATCGTGACGAATTTCTGACAAAATTTGCTAAAGCTTGTTCAGCGGGATTTGACCCTGATAAAGATTTAGAACGGGTGGGTATTGCTAACCAAACTACAATGCTCAAAGACGAAACTGAAAAGATTGGAAAGCTTCTTGAGCATACTATGATGCAGAAGTACGGCCCCACCGAGTTGAATCAGCATTTTCAAAGTTTCAATACTATCTGTGACGCTACCCAAGAACGTCAAGATGCGATGTTGGAGTTAGTGCAACAAAATTTAGATTTGATGGTAGTAATTGGTGGTTTTAATTCATCAAATACGACTCAATTGCAACAAATTGCATTTGAGCGCGGAATACCTTCCTATCATATTGATAGTGTTGAGCGAATTAAATCACGAAATTCTATTGAACATCGTCAGTTAAATGGGCAGTTAGTAGTTGCAGACACATGGTTACCAGATGGAGAAATTGTTATAGGAATTACTTCTGGTGCTTCTACCCCAGATAAAGTGGTAGAAGATGTGATTGAGAAAATTTTTGAAGTGAAGGCTACAGTAACACTAGTTTAA
- a CDS encoding cyanophycin synthetase: MKTPFITSIIEKVAEEIGAVVVVEPEYRYVGYIKFKNGNRTFFRNYRFNINYHASAEIIKDKDYTKFFLKEFGYKTTEGKTFFTEQFCQAINSNRNIEVGFDYAQELGFPVIVKPLNLTHGILVTKVYTKEEYYKVAQKILQNNYALIIERFYSGNDYRILVLDDEIVVAYQRIPLLIKGDGKSTVLELMQQKQENFITNDRGKIIKFEDERIQTNLQRLNFNFNTILPKDKIVYLLDNANLSSGGEAIDLTESIHPDFKKLAINVTKDMGMRLAGVDIITNDITSPMVDYTIIEVNGSPGLDHYASLGEAQHKRVENLYLKVLKALENQ; this comes from the coding sequence ATGAAAACACCATTCATAACATCAATAATTGAAAAAGTAGCAGAGGAAATAGGTGCAGTAGTTGTAGTAGAGCCAGAATATCGCTATGTAGGATACATTAAATTCAAAAATGGGAATAGAACTTTTTTTCGTAATTACAGATTTAATATCAATTATCATGCCTCAGCAGAAATAATAAAAGATAAAGATTATACCAAGTTTTTTCTCAAGGAATTTGGGTATAAAACTACTGAAGGTAAAACGTTTTTTACTGAGCAATTTTGTCAAGCAATAAATAGTAATAGAAATATTGAGGTGGGATTTGATTATGCCCAAGAATTGGGATTCCCTGTTATCGTCAAGCCGCTTAATCTCACTCACGGGATACTGGTAACAAAAGTTTATACTAAAGAAGAGTACTATAAAGTTGCCCAAAAAATTTTGCAAAATAACTATGCATTAATTATCGAGCGATTTTATAGCGGTAATGACTATAGAATTTTGGTATTAGATGATGAGATTGTTGTAGCGTATCAAAGAATTCCTTTATTAATAAAAGGGGATGGGAAATCAACTGTTTTAGAACTTATGCAGCAGAAACAAGAAAATTTTATAACCAATGATAGAGGAAAAATTATCAAGTTTGAGGATGAGAGAATCCAAACAAACTTACAAAGACTAAACTTTAATTTTAATACGATTCTACCTAAAGATAAGATTGTCTATCTTTTAGACAATGCAAATTTATCCAGCGGAGGTGAGGCAATTGATTTAACCGAAAGTATTCATCCTGATTTTAAAAAATTAGCGATAAATGTCACAAAAGATATGGGGATGAGATTAGCAGGGGTTGATATTATTACAAATGATATAACATCGCCAATGGTAGACTATACCATAATTGAAGTTAATGGCTCACCAGGCTTAGATCATTATGCTTCATTAGGTGAAGCTCAACATAAAAGAGTAGAAAATTTATATCTCAAAGTTCTCAAAGCACTTGAAAATCAGTAA
- a CDS encoding phosphotransferase, producing the protein MESSKNSQLSKQEIVELLSAWSFSGNLTIQPTNQGTVNTTFFVETQVGNFVLKLYNDSTPTAQIEYEHSLLTYLHSCNLSFAVPTPVPTRTGETLILVNRNNSLLRIALLPFISGQPSDRKNLAHTHAVGETLGELHHALAGFGSAGQMAQLPAWGDIYHIHPLVTDPLEVTQLLKLPLTQQQYIIKTFTEILEAAPNLYKTLPVQTTHADYLSPNVLLIENRVVGVLDFEFATFDLRLMDYVAALDHFTRFSWKEAPNLEFVQAFSTGYAKYNSLTHSEAEALKLVWRLQRVSCIVYWTGWFREGKVTCQSVVDAVTNTSLLEEWLEENTTKLLSYTAQL; encoded by the coding sequence ATGGAAAGCTCCAAAAACTCGCAGTTATCTAAACAAGAGATTGTTGAATTACTTAGTGCATGGTCATTTAGTGGGAATTTAACAATTCAGCCAACAAACCAAGGTACAGTCAACACAACCTTTTTTGTAGAAACGCAAGTAGGCAATTTTGTCTTAAAGCTTTACAACGATTCTACACCTACTGCACAAATTGAGTATGAACATTCATTACTGACATACTTGCATTCGTGCAATTTGTCTTTTGCGGTTCCAACTCCTGTACCAACAAGGACGGGCGAAACACTAATTTTGGTGAATCGAAATAACTCATTACTACGAATTGCTCTACTTCCTTTCATTTCAGGTCAGCCTAGCGATCGCAAAAATCTTGCTCATACTCATGCTGTTGGCGAGACACTTGGAGAACTGCATCATGCCCTTGCTGGCTTTGGTTCAGCAGGACAAATGGCTCAATTACCCGCCTGGGGAGATATTTATCATATCCATCCGTTAGTAACAGATCCGCTGGAAGTAACACAGTTACTAAAATTGCCTTTAACGCAGCAACAGTACATTATCAAAACATTCACAGAAATTTTGGAAGCTGCACCCAATCTATATAAAACTCTTCCAGTTCAAACAACTCATGCAGATTACCTTAGCCCTAACGTTTTACTGATAGAGAATCGTGTAGTCGGGGTTTTGGACTTTGAGTTTGCTACTTTTGATTTGCGCTTAATGGATTATGTAGCAGCACTCGACCACTTCACCCGATTCTCTTGGAAAGAAGCACCCAATTTGGAGTTTGTCCAAGCTTTTAGTACAGGATACGCCAAGTACAATTCTCTCACGCACTCTGAGGCAGAGGCACTAAAGTTAGTTTGGCGCTTGCAGCGAGTAAGCTGCATTGTCTACTGGACAGGCTGGTTTCGCGAGGGTAAAGTAACCTGCCAAAGTGTAGTTGATGCGGTGACAAACACAAGTCTACTGGAAGAGTGGTTGGAGGAAAATACAACTAAGCTGTTGAGTTACACTGCTCAACTGTGA
- a CDS encoding DUF2891 domain-containing protein, with protein MIEELEINETTAAQFAQLVLNCVEQEYPNSNLYWAESDEDIKPPRELTPAFYGCLDWHSAVHGHWLLVRLMRHFPEASFSTAAKQALNRSLTLEKIQGEIAHFQRLPFYEFPYGVSWLLQLAAELYEWNDAQAKQWLIVLEPLEKLIAGNLQRWIKALTRPDRTGMHNQTAFAFGLMLDWARITENTDIAELIENKAQQFYLGDRNYSLQFEPLGYDFLSPSLAEADLMRRILPTTAFTDWLTNFLPQIPVENTANWLEPLKVDNPQDYMQSHFHGLNLSRAWMLEGIISGLSKSDRRRETLRSTAVVHRQTGLAHIVSEHYAATHWIGTFAVYLTTNRGLQRQIISIRNS; from the coding sequence ATGATTGAAGAATTAGAAATTAATGAAACGACTGCGGCACAATTTGCTCAATTAGTGCTGAATTGTGTTGAACAGGAGTATCCCAACAGTAATCTGTATTGGGCTGAGAGTGACGAAGATATAAAACCACCGCGTGAATTGACTCCTGCTTTTTATGGCTGCTTAGATTGGCATTCAGCTGTACATGGTCATTGGTTGCTAGTACGTCTGATGCGTCACTTTCCTGAAGCCAGCTTTAGCACAGCAGCAAAGCAAGCACTTAATCGAAGCCTAACGCTTGAGAAAATTCAAGGAGAGATTGCCCATTTCCAGCGGTTGCCCTTTTATGAATTTCCTTATGGTGTATCATGGCTTCTGCAATTAGCTGCCGAACTATACGAGTGGAATGATGCTCAAGCCAAACAATGGTTGATTGTATTGGAACCGCTAGAGAAATTGATTGCAGGTAACTTACAGCGCTGGATTAAAGCACTCACACGCCCCGATCGCACAGGGATGCATAATCAAACAGCTTTTGCATTTGGTTTAATGCTGGATTGGGCAAGAATAACCGAAAATACAGACATCGCTGAGTTAATAGAGAACAAAGCACAGCAATTTTATCTGGGCGATCGCAACTATTCCTTACAATTTGAGCCACTAGGCTACGATTTTTTATCGCCTAGTCTTGCAGAAGCAGACTTGATGCGGCGAATACTGCCAACAACAGCTTTCACTGACTGGTTAACTAATTTTCTTCCACAAATACCCGTTGAAAATACAGCAAATTGGTTAGAACCTCTGAAAGTAGATAATCCTCAAGACTATATGCAATCTCACTTCCACGGTCTTAATTTAAGTCGCGCTTGGATGCTTGAGGGCATCATTTCGGGATTGTCTAAAAGCGATCGCCGCAGAGAAACACTTCGCTCTACTGCTGTTGTGCACCGTCAGACTGGACTAGCACATATAGTGAGTGAACATTATGCAGCTACTCACTGGATAGGAACTTTTGCTGTTTACCTCACAACAAATCGTGGGTTGCAAAGGCAAATTATATCAATTCGTAATTCGTAA
- a CDS encoding tetratricopeptide repeat protein: protein MSDSLPLRDRYIALIDEIVETTLKGKISSVEQVYQMLLKGITSGTGEVFELALSDRLSSIQSQVDSEKDELKKAKASRSLRAIKTIQTQWQRWQEQNKATEAIASAVTEITTAPKDERLETFLRVTDPNQKYPLNFQQLQQLSKALLQFAQADSDLQQFSEGITRGLASWQRLQDNLLSWMYEQNQGSLGFGGVPGERGPWASWAKQLNSELSQGLFRTLAMEESPIEFAQKQRGITLRDWVEMALTLQYLQRGLINWFDQQAYDVKAGPKLSISTFLTFAVIWSQLASGFQSIGAVYSNASSQIMLQILRTFAQRPYFPFYGGIFASFSGSYLRDALDYLNEPLRQVEGTQEKARILTLLGYSQRALGQYERSIDLHQQALEIARNAGDRACEIANLNHLSRTYVQQQNYGEAINNSQRALILSRQAGDRIGEANALVNLGYSEVMQAQQLENTEPEIYESAINYLEQGLKLSEKLGDIQSKALCVSSLGIAYLVIGQFQAAIKYLEDGFKTAQISGDLYLQGRNLAHLAEAYYHLQNPDKAIYTGSLGMYLLEQIASHEWRQPAGLLTILQGQIGADAFQNFLQQHRPKIIAVIGVDGYDHIPQLLAEYKQDI, encoded by the coding sequence GTGTCAGACTCTTTGCCATTGCGCGATCGCTACATAGCCTTAATTGATGAAATTGTCGAAACCACCCTCAAGGGCAAGATTAGCTCTGTGGAACAAGTGTATCAAATGCTGCTCAAAGGTATCACTTCAGGTACAGGAGAAGTGTTTGAGCTAGCTTTGAGCGATCGCTTGAGTAGTATCCAAAGCCAAGTAGACAGCGAAAAAGATGAACTCAAAAAAGCGAAGGCTAGCCGGAGTTTGAGAGCAATAAAAACAATCCAAACTCAATGGCAACGTTGGCAAGAGCAAAATAAAGCCACAGAAGCGATCGCTTCTGCGGTTACAGAAATTACCACAGCCCCAAAAGACGAGCGTTTAGAGACATTTTTACGCGTTACTGACCCCAATCAGAAATATCCGCTGAATTTCCAACAATTACAGCAGTTGTCAAAAGCGTTACTGCAATTTGCTCAGGCAGATTCAGATTTACAGCAATTCTCAGAAGGCATTACCCGTGGTTTAGCTTCTTGGCAGCGTTTACAAGACAACTTGCTCAGTTGGATGTACGAACAAAATCAAGGTTCTCTGGGATTTGGCGGCGTACCGGGAGAACGTGGCCCTTGGGCAAGTTGGGCGAAGCAACTTAATAGTGAGTTATCCCAAGGCTTGTTTCGCACCTTAGCGATGGAAGAATCTCCAATTGAATTTGCCCAAAAGCAGCGCGGTATCACCCTCAGAGATTGGGTAGAGATGGCATTAACTTTACAGTACTTGCAACGCGGATTAATTAATTGGTTTGATCAACAAGCTTACGATGTGAAAGCAGGGCCAAAGTTGTCAATCTCTACTTTCTTGACCTTTGCAGTGATTTGGAGTCAATTAGCAAGTGGTTTTCAAAGCATTGGGGCAGTATACAGTAATGCTTCTTCTCAAATCATGCTCCAGATTTTGCGAACCTTTGCTCAACGTCCATATTTTCCCTTCTACGGCGGGATTTTTGCGTCATTTTCTGGTAGTTATTTACGCGATGCCTTAGATTATCTCAATGAACCGCTGCGACAAGTCGAAGGAACTCAGGAAAAAGCGCGGATATTGACACTTTTAGGCTATTCACAGCGTGCTTTAGGACAATACGAGCGTTCCATTGATTTGCATCAGCAAGCATTGGAGATAGCCAGAAATGCAGGCGATCGCGCCTGTGAAATTGCTAACCTAAACCACCTTAGCCGCACCTACGTGCAACAGCAAAATTATGGCGAAGCAATTAACAACAGTCAACGAGCATTGATACTAAGTCGGCAAGCAGGCGATCGCATAGGAGAGGCGAATGCACTCGTAAATTTAGGTTACAGCGAAGTCATGCAAGCTCAGCAATTAGAAAATACTGAACCAGAAATCTATGAATCAGCAATTAATTATTTAGAACAAGGTTTAAAGCTCTCTGAAAAATTAGGTGATATTCAAAGTAAAGCCTTATGTGTCAGCAGCTTAGGAATTGCTTATTTAGTGATTGGACAATTTCAAGCCGCGATTAAATATCTCGAAGATGGCTTTAAAACAGCACAAATTTCTGGTGACTTGTATCTTCAAGGGCGGAACTTAGCTCATTTAGCTGAAGCTTATTATCATCTACAAAATCCTGATAAAGCTATTTACACAGGTTCTTTAGGAATGTATCTTTTAGAGCAAATTGCTTCCCATGAATGGCGTCAACCAGCCGGTTTACTCACTATTTTGCAAGGACAAATAGGGGCAGATGCTTTCCAAAACTTCTTACAGCAACACCGTCCTAAAATCATTGCAGTTATCGGCGTAGATGGGTATGATCACATTCCGCAATTGTTAGCAGAATATAAACAAGATATTTAA